One window of Vitis riparia cultivar Riparia Gloire de Montpellier isolate 1030 chromosome 5, EGFV_Vit.rip_1.0, whole genome shotgun sequence genomic DNA carries:
- the LOC117915208 gene encoding methionine--tRNA ligase, cytoplasmic-like — translation MTDPSNDAVHGRTAPKLPIQGKRNILITSALPYVNNVPHLGNIIGCVLSADVFARYCRLRGYNAIYICGTDEYGTATETKAMEEKCTPQQICDKYHAIHKEVYKWFNISFDEFGRTSSPQQTEVCQAIFKKLMENNWLSENVMQQLYCDKCQKFLADRLVEGICPTQDCNYDSARGDQCEKCGKLLNPIELKDPRCKVFYVWFDAPIGYVSITSCYTPDWEKWWKNPENVELYQFMGKDNVPFHTVMFPTCVFAC, via the exons ATGACGGATCCCTCAAACGACGCCGTACATGGTCGGACGGCGCCAAAACTTCCGATCCAAGGGAAGCGCAACATCCTCATTACCAGCGCTTTGCCTTACGTCAACAACGTCCCTCATCTCGGCAACATCATCGGCT GTGTATTGAGTGCGGATGTCTTTGCTCGATATTGTCGTCTTCGTGGTTATAATGCAATATACATATGTGGGACTGATGAGTATGGGACAGCAACAGAAACCAAAGCCATGGAGGAGAAATGCACCCCTCAGCAGATCTGTGACAA ATATCATGCAATTCATAAGGAAGTTTATAAATGGTTCAATATAAGTTTTGATGAATTTGGGCGTACGTCAAGCCCACAGCAGACCGAAGTTTGCCAagcaattttcaagaaattgatGGAGAACAATTGGCTTTCTGAAAACGTTATGCAGCAG CTTTATTGTGATAAATGCCAAAAGTTCTTAGCTGACCGGCTTGTGGAAGGCATTTGCCCTACTCAAGATTGTAATTATGATTCTGCACGAGGAGATCAGTGTGAAAAGTGTGGAAAGCTTTTGAATCCAATTGAACTAAAAGATCCTAGATGCAAG GTTTTCTATGTCTGGTTTGATGCGCCGATTGGATACGTCTCAATTACTTCATGCTATACACCTGATTGGGAGAAGTGGTGGAAGAATCCTGAAAATGTTGAGCTGTATCAGTTTATGGGCAAGGATAATGTGCCATTCCATACTGTGATGTTTCCGACATGTGTTTTTGCCtgttaa